The proteins below are encoded in one region of Apium graveolens cultivar Ventura chromosome 4, ASM990537v1, whole genome shotgun sequence:
- the LOC141717994 gene encoding xylose isomerase-like isoform X1 — protein sequence MKSVVFFFSSQKSHITPIPRFDKDASLSELVGKRYESFDTEIGAQIECLALKDGKADFKYLEREALEFGELRVPSAKQLQRARSRKHWHGAGSNGLNALLI from the exons ATGAAGAGTGTGGTATTTTTCTTCTCCTCGCAAAAATCTCATATTACTCCAATCCCGAG GTTTGACAAGGATGCTTCTTTGTCTGAGCTAGTTGGTAAGAGATATGAGAGCTTTGACACAGAAATTGGAGCCCAGATAGAG TGTTTAGCCTTGAAGGATGGAAAAGCTGATTTTAAGTATCTTGAGCGAGAGGCCCTGGAGTTTGGAGAACTCAGAGTTCCTTCAGCTAAGCAG TTGCAGAGGGCACGGAGCAGGAAGCACTGGCACGGAGCAGGAAGCAATGGCCTCAATGCTCTATTAATATGA
- the LOC141717994 gene encoding xylose isomerase-like isoform X2, producing MKSVVFFFSSQKSHITPIPRFDKDASLSELVGKRYESFDTEIGAQIECLALKDGKADFKYLEREALEFGELRVPSAKQRARSRKHWHGAGSNGLNALLI from the exons ATGAAGAGTGTGGTATTTTTCTTCTCCTCGCAAAAATCTCATATTACTCCAATCCCGAG GTTTGACAAGGATGCTTCTTTGTCTGAGCTAGTTGGTAAGAGATATGAGAGCTTTGACACAGAAATTGGAGCCCAGATAGAG TGTTTAGCCTTGAAGGATGGAAAAGCTGATTTTAAGTATCTTGAGCGAGAGGCCCTGGAGTTTGGAGAACTCAGAGTTCCTTCAGCTAAGCAG AGGGCACGGAGCAGGAAGCACTGGCACGGAGCAGGAAGCAATGGCCTCAATGCTCTATTAATATGA